One window of the Methanomassiliicoccaceae archaeon DOK genome contains the following:
- a CDS encoding tetratricopeptide repeat protein, which produces MAQADHITVVHGSLTVDVPRSIFRGAELEIDPERAEPFRRMIQDRYPWITDNSMDVLLNKARKEMIRVRDEETNGRSHSANLAAKGKLDEAIAHLQLHLESNPRDADSWYKLGELLCKAGRADEGYRALNHGRELAVSQQQRKGR; this is translated from the coding sequence CTGGCCCAGGCCGACCACATCACAGTCGTCCACGGGAGCCTCACGGTGGACGTGCCCCGCAGCATCTTCAGAGGTGCGGAGCTCGAGATCGACCCCGAGCGCGCGGAGCCTTTCAGGAGGATGATCCAGGACAGGTACCCCTGGATAACGGACAATTCCATGGACGTCCTGCTCAACAAGGCCCGCAAGGAGATGATCCGCGTCAGGGACGAGGAGACGAACGGCCGCAGCCACAGCGCGAACCTGGCCGCCAAGGGGAAGCTGGATGAGGCCATAGCGCACCTCCAGCTCCACCTGGAGTCCAATCCACGGGACGCCGATTCGTGGTACAAGCTGGGGGAGCTCCTCTGCAAGGCCGGTAGGGCCGACGAGGGCTACAGGGCCCTGAACCACGGAAGGGAGCTGGCGGTCAGTCAGCAGCAGAGAAAAGGGCGTTGA
- a CDS encoding sel1 repeat family protein → METLEQLISKADAGDVQSCFELGQRFAIGEGTDADESAAFEWYLRAARMGHPTAEFVVGHCYANGVAAAEDPSEAHMWLFRSAIKGGYDAYAALSDYYETHDTPDDGDVYEYFKARSSPEDPDATYVLARLTELAVGTDFNPAGAYDLYKQAAAAGHIEAQHREALCVLNGTGTGRDRPKGVEMLQALADIGYSPACVSLAECYEYGIGVERSYDKAFSIYQEIADLGAPEGMYNLGRCYMDGIGVEKDNNASYAWYCAAVGRASRDGIYGIARCYLGGVGVDKNRDRGLKLLESASYMGQTNAMIMLGQLYAKGRQVPKNTKASAAWFKRAADLGDGYAQLVTGDNYANGSGVKKDGKTALRYYLMSAANGNSVACFNVGTAYALGRGVAKSDSQAFVWLSRSAEDNYMKAQFSVAEAYAKGRGTKKDSAKAFDMHLKLAENGFGKSQYHVAYAYFEGDGVAKDEKQAYEWFVKGAKNDNAICQYYAGYCLENGIGVEKNEKQAIVWYKRAAELGHVLSRQIVERLTGEKVQFKPEESPFESYLRAAENGDDDAMFIVGRCYMDGVGVEADAEKAHMWLNKAVSKGNAAAKRMLAQQRRNQQTSE, encoded by the coding sequence ATGGAAACCTTAGAGCAGTTGATTTCCAAGGCCGATGCAGGGGACGTGCAGTCCTGCTTCGAGCTTGGGCAGAGGTTTGCGATCGGAGAAGGGACCGATGCGGACGAATCCGCCGCGTTCGAATGGTACCTCCGCGCCGCCAGGATGGGTCACCCCACGGCGGAGTTCGTGGTGGGCCACTGCTACGCCAACGGAGTCGCTGCGGCGGAGGATCCCTCAGAGGCACACATGTGGCTCTTCCGCTCCGCGATCAAAGGCGGATACGACGCATACGCGGCCCTGTCCGACTACTACGAAACGCACGATACGCCGGATGACGGCGATGTATACGAATATTTCAAGGCGAGGTCCTCCCCCGAGGACCCGGACGCCACGTACGTTCTCGCCAGGCTGACAGAGCTCGCCGTTGGCACCGACTTCAACCCCGCAGGGGCCTACGACCTGTACAAACAGGCCGCCGCCGCGGGACACATCGAGGCCCAGCACCGCGAGGCCCTCTGCGTGCTGAACGGCACCGGCACCGGCCGCGACCGCCCCAAGGGCGTCGAGATGCTCCAGGCCCTGGCCGACATCGGCTACTCCCCCGCCTGCGTGAGCCTCGCCGAGTGCTACGAGTACGGAATCGGCGTGGAGAGGAGCTACGACAAGGCGTTCTCGATCTACCAGGAGATCGCCGACCTGGGAGCCCCCGAGGGGATGTACAACCTCGGCAGGTGCTACATGGACGGCATCGGCGTGGAGAAGGACAACAACGCCTCCTACGCCTGGTACTGCGCCGCGGTCGGAAGGGCCAGCAGGGACGGCATCTACGGCATCGCCAGGTGCTACCTCGGCGGCGTTGGCGTCGACAAGAACAGGGACAGGGGACTGAAGCTCCTGGAGAGCGCGTCCTACATGGGCCAGACCAACGCCATGATCATGCTCGGCCAGCTCTACGCCAAGGGAAGGCAGGTGCCCAAGAACACCAAGGCCTCCGCGGCATGGTTCAAGAGGGCGGCGGACCTGGGCGACGGATACGCCCAGCTGGTCACCGGCGACAACTACGCCAACGGATCCGGCGTCAAGAAGGACGGCAAGACCGCCCTGAGGTACTACCTGATGTCCGCTGCCAACGGCAACTCCGTGGCCTGCTTCAACGTCGGTACCGCCTACGCGCTCGGACGCGGCGTCGCCAAGAGCGACTCCCAGGCGTTCGTCTGGCTGAGCAGGTCCGCCGAGGACAACTACATGAAGGCCCAGTTCTCCGTCGCCGAGGCGTACGCCAAGGGAAGGGGCACAAAGAAGGACTCCGCGAAGGCCTTCGACATGCACCTCAAACTGGCCGAGAACGGCTTCGGAAAGTCCCAGTACCACGTCGCATACGCCTACTTCGAGGGCGACGGCGTCGCCAAGGACGAGAAGCAGGCCTACGAGTGGTTCGTCAAGGGAGCGAAGAACGACAACGCGATCTGCCAGTACTACGCCGGATACTGCCTCGAGAACGGCATCGGCGTGGAGAAGAACGAGAAGCAGGCGATCGTGTGGTACAAGCGCGCCGCCGAGCTCGGACACGTCCTCTCCAGGCAGATTGTGGAGAGGCTCACCGGCGAGAAGGTCCAGTTCAAGCCCGAGGAGTCCCCGTTCGAGAGCTATCTCCGCGCAGCGGAGAACGGCGACGACGACGCGATGTTCATCGTCGGACGCTGCTACATGGACGGTGTGGGAGTCGAGGCTGACGCCGAGAAGGCCCACATGTGGCTCAACAAGGCCGTCTCCAAGGGCAACGCGGCAGCCAAGAGGATGCTGGCCCAGCAGAGAAGGAACCAGCAGACCTCCGAGTGA
- the thpR gene encoding RNA 2',3'-cyclic phosphodiesterase — MTDIRVFISIGIPDKTSLDGPLSYLGGIKGVRTSPAEQIHITLRFIGDIDESKVDTVEDCVRRAVSGIGPFNIRVSGAGAFPKRERPSVVWIGASPQKEMAAIADRIGDNLRRAGIDFDGKPFKSHITVGRCRGPADLSGFFERFSGSDFTEFQCDEILVMRSVLGPSGAKHTVLRRIPLN; from the coding sequence ATGACCGACATCAGGGTCTTCATATCGATAGGGATCCCCGACAAGACGTCCCTGGACGGCCCGCTCTCCTACCTCGGGGGAATCAAAGGCGTGAGGACGTCCCCGGCCGAGCAGATCCACATCACCCTCAGATTCATCGGCGACATCGATGAATCGAAGGTCGACACCGTGGAGGACTGCGTGAGGAGGGCCGTCAGCGGCATCGGTCCTTTCAACATCAGGGTGTCCGGGGCAGGTGCGTTCCCGAAGCGCGAGAGACCGTCGGTGGTATGGATCGGCGCCTCACCGCAGAAGGAGATGGCCGCCATAGCCGACCGCATCGGCGACAACCTCCGCAGAGCTGGGATCGATTTCGACGGGAAACCGTTCAAGTCGCACATCACCGTGGGCAGATGCAGGGGGCCAGCGGACCTGTCCGGATTCTTCGAGAGGTTCTCCGGATCCGATTTCACAGAGTTCCAATGCGACGAGATCCTCGTCATGAGGAGCGTCCTCGGACCCAGCGGCGCCAAGCACACCGTCCTGAGAAGGATCCCCCTGAACTGA
- a CDS encoding low molecular weight phosphotyrosine protein phosphatase, translated as MGKIGVLFVCYGNICRSPMAEFVFRKLLDEEGLADRFYVASAATSGDHIGDPVDSRAAAELRMHGISCEGKRGRRLKRSDFTDYDYIVGMDNRNMEYIRWTAPAEPTCEISMLMDHADGGEVADPYYTGDFGRTYRDVSRGCRALLDHIREEHPELMG; from the coding sequence ATGGGAAAGATAGGAGTTCTCTTCGTATGCTACGGCAACATATGCCGCAGCCCGATGGCGGAGTTCGTGTTCAGGAAACTACTTGACGAGGAGGGTCTGGCGGACCGCTTCTACGTCGCATCCGCCGCCACCAGCGGCGACCACATAGGCGACCCTGTGGACAGCAGGGCCGCGGCGGAGCTGCGCATGCACGGCATCTCGTGCGAGGGGAAGCGCGGCAGAAGGCTGAAGCGTTCGGACTTCACAGACTACGACTACATAGTGGGCATGGACAACCGCAACATGGAGTACATCAGATGGACCGCGCCCGCGGAACCGACATGCGAGATATCGATGCTCATGGACCATGCGGACGGCGGCGAGGTCGCCGACCCTTACTACACAGGAGACTTCGGCAGGACGTACCGCGACGTCTCCAGGGGTTGCAGGGCCCTGCTCGACCACATCAGGGAAGAGCACCCGGAGCTGATGGGATGA
- a CDS encoding S-adenosylmethionine decarboxylase, translating into MSHCSGPLLSDEDSIKKYNDESQWGLHIAIDLGECDHQKISDGEYIKQFAIDLADHIHMKRYGEPIAVRFGAEPKVEGYSLIQLIETSCIAGHFAEDTDRAFIDVFSCREFPPEATAQYCKEYFGAKAMEYATLFRNI; encoded by the coding sequence ATGAGCCATTGTTCAGGCCCACTCCTCAGCGACGAGGACTCGATCAAGAAGTACAACGACGAGAGCCAGTGGGGCTTGCATATAGCCATCGACCTCGGAGAGTGCGACCACCAGAAGATCTCCGACGGCGAATACATCAAGCAGTTCGCGATCGACCTCGCGGACCACATACACATGAAGAGGTACGGCGAGCCCATCGCCGTCAGGTTCGGGGCGGAGCCCAAAGTGGAGGGCTACTCCCTGATCCAGCTCATCGAGACATCCTGCATAGCCGGCCATTTCGCCGAGGACACGGACCGCGCCTTCATCGACGTGTTCTCCTGCAGGGAGTTCCCTCCGGAGGCCACCGCCCAGTACTGCAAGGAGTACTTCGGTGCCAAGGCCATGGAGTACGCCACACTTTTCAGGAACATCTGA
- a CDS encoding MFS transporter yields the protein MSEIASDALSALRRYRWAIFAVLTVGYFFVYFHRISVSVVGQDIVADVGGSIGFLSSVYYWTYTAMQIPSGVMADRFGARAASTVFLLIASIGSLVTCVGTEFWMIVLGKVMIAAGMAVVYVPLMKLVSVWFPKSDFAVLSGVVIAVGNVGAIAATGPLELMAQALGWREVFLVLGVITLVLAVLCATVIRNHPKDRGLPSVEAVELSEHGTAVVESSAARIPVMKGLRIVLSGGRKFWTCALAYFLVYGSIMTFQGTWAVTYFNNVYDFVLSASWMVTALGVGKILSTLAIGGMTSRGIIRSKRKAMIYGTSVFTVLWAVIFVFAGDIDSYWFWFAVSFAFGFFGGFMTLSFTQVKEWYPIAISGTAVSGTNIFLFLGASVCTTISGAIIGTAYTLGNFTVLWGLMLLFSAVAVVLLVLSVEKRPEDPPVGVELVRKASDS from the coding sequence ATGAGCGAGATAGCCTCTGATGCACTGTCAGCCCTCCGTCGCTACAGGTGGGCGATATTCGCCGTCCTGACGGTCGGGTACTTCTTCGTCTACTTTCACAGGATCTCCGTGAGCGTCGTCGGCCAGGACATCGTCGCCGACGTCGGGGGATCGATCGGATTCCTCAGCAGCGTGTACTACTGGACGTACACCGCCATGCAGATCCCGTCCGGCGTGATGGCCGACAGGTTCGGGGCGAGAGCCGCTTCCACCGTCTTCCTGCTGATAGCGTCGATAGGGTCGCTGGTGACCTGCGTGGGCACAGAGTTCTGGATGATCGTCCTCGGCAAGGTCATGATCGCGGCCGGCATGGCGGTCGTCTACGTCCCGCTGATGAAGCTCGTCTCCGTCTGGTTCCCCAAGTCCGACTTCGCCGTCCTCAGCGGGGTCGTCATCGCGGTGGGCAACGTGGGCGCGATAGCCGCCACAGGCCCCCTGGAGCTGATGGCCCAGGCGCTCGGCTGGAGGGAGGTCTTCCTGGTGCTGGGCGTGATCACGCTCGTTCTCGCCGTCCTCTGCGCCACGGTCATACGCAACCACCCCAAGGACAGGGGGCTCCCATCGGTGGAGGCCGTCGAGCTGTCGGAGCACGGCACGGCCGTGGTGGAGTCCTCCGCCGCGAGGATACCCGTCATGAAGGGTCTGCGCATCGTCCTGTCCGGAGGCAGGAAGTTCTGGACCTGCGCCCTGGCCTACTTCCTGGTCTACGGGTCCATCATGACGTTCCAGGGGACCTGGGCGGTGACCTACTTCAACAACGTGTACGACTTCGTTCTCTCCGCATCCTGGATGGTGACGGCCCTGGGAGTGGGGAAGATCCTCAGCACCCTCGCGATCGGCGGTATGACTAGCCGCGGGATCATCCGCTCCAAGAGGAAGGCGATGATCTACGGGACATCCGTGTTCACCGTGCTATGGGCGGTCATATTCGTCTTCGCCGGGGACATAGACAGCTACTGGTTCTGGTTCGCGGTCAGCTTCGCCTTCGGCTTCTTCGGAGGGTTCATGACCCTGTCGTTCACGCAGGTGAAGGAATGGTACCCCATAGCCATCTCGGGCACCGCCGTGTCTGGTACGAACATATTCCTGTTCCTGGGGGCCAGCGTCTGCACCACGATCTCGGGAGCCATCATCGGCACCGCGTACACCCTGGGCAACTTCACGGTCCTCTGGGGCCTGATGCTCCTGTTCTCCGCGGTCGCCGTGGTCCTGCTGGTACTGTCGGTCGAGAAGCGCCCCGAGGACCCGCCGGTCGGCGTGGAGCTCGTGAGGAAGGCATCGGACAGCTGA
- a CDS encoding TATA-box-binding protein, translated as MNIENVVASTYLGQELDLNKIEDALEGAEYNPQQFPGLVYRLKEPKTATLIFRSGKVVCTGAKCREDVKVAISKVAKDLEKADVHITIEPKIEVQNIVASSDLEQEINLNTVAITLGLEKVEYEPEQFPGLVYRLDDPKVVVLLFGSGKMVCTGAKVPEDVTRAVDKIAAELRSASLMV; from the coding sequence ATGAACATTGAGAACGTGGTAGCTTCGACATACCTTGGTCAGGAACTGGACCTGAACAAGATTGAAGACGCTCTGGAGGGTGCCGAATACAACCCCCAGCAGTTCCCCGGTCTCGTCTACAGACTCAAGGAGCCCAAGACCGCCACTCTGATCTTCAGGAGCGGAAAGGTCGTCTGCACGGGTGCCAAGTGCCGCGAGGACGTCAAGGTCGCCATCAGCAAGGTCGCCAAGGACCTTGAGAAGGCCGACGTCCACATCACGATCGAGCCCAAGATAGAGGTTCAGAACATCGTCGCCTCCTCCGACCTGGAGCAGGAGATCAACCTCAACACAGTGGCCATCACACTGGGACTCGAGAAGGTTGAGTACGAGCCCGAGCAGTTCCCCGGACTGGTCTACAGACTGGACGACCCCAAGGTCGTGGTCCTCCTGTTCGGATCCGGCAAGATGGTCTGCACCGGCGCCAAGGTTCCCGAGGATGTGACCCGCGCGGTCGACAAGATCGCCGCCGAGCTCAGGTCCGCGAGCCTGATGGTCTGA
- a CDS encoding dihydroorotate dehydrogenase, which yields MVSLKTDIGSISLEKPGIVASGIMDETGPSMVRMIESGAGAVVTKSVGLEPNAGHANPCFTEVTGGYVNAMGLPNPGIELFREEMEVAVPKGRIVGSIYGAGPDDFSRLAGRMEDYGACAVELNLSCPHAKGYGMEVGTDPAMVKAIVSAVKSAVSIPVWAKLTPNTHILGDIGMAVQDAGGDAVVAINTLKAMVICPEIGKPLLSNKFGGLSGAAVKPVGVRAVYDLRTVLDIPIIGVGGIENWRDAAEYIMAGACAFQVGSAIGTVGTDVFARINEGLSAFMEEYGYSSIADMTGVAHD from the coding sequence ATGGTGTCGCTTAAGACCGATATTGGCAGCATTTCACTGGAGAAGCCTGGGATCGTGGCCTCCGGGATCATGGACGAGACCGGGCCCTCGATGGTCCGCATGATTGAGAGCGGCGCGGGCGCCGTTGTCACGAAGTCCGTCGGCCTGGAACCCAACGCGGGACATGCCAACCCTTGCTTCACCGAGGTCACGGGCGGCTACGTCAACGCCATGGGACTGCCGAACCCCGGTATCGAGCTCTTCAGAGAGGAGATGGAGGTCGCCGTCCCCAAGGGCAGGATCGTGGGATCGATATACGGCGCAGGACCCGACGACTTCTCCAGGCTCGCCGGGAGGATGGAGGACTACGGCGCATGCGCGGTGGAGCTCAACCTCTCGTGCCCCCACGCGAAGGGATACGGTATGGAGGTCGGCACGGACCCCGCCATGGTGAAGGCCATCGTCTCGGCCGTCAAATCAGCGGTCTCCATCCCCGTCTGGGCCAAGCTGACCCCCAACACGCACATCCTCGGCGACATCGGGATGGCCGTGCAGGACGCGGGAGGCGACGCGGTCGTGGCGATCAACACGCTCAAGGCCATGGTCATCTGCCCTGAGATCGGCAAGCCCCTGCTGAGCAACAAGTTCGGGGGCCTGTCCGGAGCCGCCGTCAAACCCGTCGGAGTCAGGGCCGTCTACGACCTCAGGACCGTCCTCGACATCCCCATCATCGGGGTCGGGGGCATCGAGAACTGGCGCGACGCCGCAGAGTACATCATGGCCGGAGCGTGCGCGTTCCAGGTCGGTAGCGCAATCGGCACCGTCGGGACGGACGTCTTCGCGAGGATCAACGAGGGGCTCTCCGCCTTCATGGAGGAGTACGGCTACTCATCCATCGCCGACATGACGGGGGTGGCACATGACTGA
- a CDS encoding DUF362 domain-containing protein, protein MGSKVYFTDMNCRIGDSLLDKLGRVVRAAGICDIDMERKFVAIKLHFGEYGNLSFLRPNYAKVIADIVRENGGMPFLTDCNTLYIGRRKHALEHMDTANLNGYGPMTTGCQIVIADGLKGTDDVEVPIDGEYVRNAKIGRAIVDSDVIISLSHFKCHEQTGYGGALKNLAMGCGSRRGKLEMHAAGKPSVDPDVCRSCGKCVRFCAVSAITIDKKAVIDQERCVGCGRCIATCPFDAIDPLYDEAPDVLNCKIVEYAMAAVKDKPSFHISIICDVSPFCDCHGENDMPVVPNVGILASFDPVALDRACIDLVQRQPMVPGSLLYRNCDGRKPADIFKCVQPSTHWQSTFEHAERLGFGTSDYELVEIG, encoded by the coding sequence ATGGGCTCCAAGGTATACTTCACCGACATGAACTGCCGCATCGGCGACAGCCTCCTGGACAAGCTCGGGAGAGTGGTCCGCGCCGCAGGGATCTGCGACATCGACATGGAGAGGAAGTTCGTCGCCATCAAGCTGCACTTCGGCGAGTACGGCAACCTCTCGTTCCTGAGACCGAACTACGCCAAGGTAATCGCGGACATCGTGAGGGAGAACGGGGGTATGCCGTTCCTCACCGACTGCAACACCCTCTACATCGGGAGGAGGAAGCACGCGCTGGAGCACATGGACACGGCCAACCTCAACGGGTACGGACCCATGACGACTGGATGCCAGATCGTCATCGCCGACGGACTGAAGGGTACCGACGACGTGGAGGTCCCCATCGACGGCGAGTACGTCAGGAACGCCAAGATCGGCAGAGCCATCGTGGACTCCGACGTCATCATATCGCTCTCCCACTTCAAGTGCCACGAGCAGACCGGCTACGGGGGTGCGCTGAAGAACCTCGCCATGGGTTGCGGGTCCCGCAGGGGCAAGCTTGAGATGCACGCGGCAGGGAAGCCGAGCGTGGACCCCGACGTCTGCAGGTCCTGCGGGAAGTGCGTCAGATTCTGCGCGGTGTCCGCCATAACAATTGACAAGAAGGCCGTCATCGACCAGGAAAGATGCGTGGGCTGCGGGAGGTGCATCGCCACATGCCCCTTCGACGCCATCGATCCGCTCTACGACGAGGCCCCTGACGTGCTCAACTGCAAGATCGTGGAGTACGCCATGGCCGCGGTGAAGGACAAGCCGAGCTTCCACATCAGCATCATATGCGACGTGTCGCCGTTCTGCGACTGCCACGGCGAGAACGACATGCCCGTCGTCCCCAACGTCGGCATCCTCGCGTCCTTTGACCCCGTCGCCCTGGACAGGGCCTGCATAGACCTCGTGCAGAGGCAGCCGATGGTGCCGGGGTCCCTCCTTTACAGGAACTGCGACGGAAGGAAGCCCGCGGACATATTCAAGTGCGTTCAGCCGTCGACCCACTGGCAGAGCACCTTCGAACACGCCGAGCGCTTGGGCTTCGGCACGTCCGACTACGAGCTCGTGGAGATCGGGTGA
- a CDS encoding aminotransferase class V-fold PLP-dependent enzyme, whose amino-acid sequence MDVDAIRKDFPTIRAGQGIYLDSACQSLRPDSVIRAITDYYENYPACGGRSVHSMATKVSMAMDETREALAGFFGTDDPDCYVFTKNCTEGLNTAAYGLGLKRGDVVVTTDSEHNSNHVPWLYLQENIGIERRFARSDKDGRFDMESFYNCMSHGVKVVSVQHASNVTGCSVPVKAVTEIAHDFGAKVIIDGAQAAPHMPVNLSDIDADIYCMSIHKMLGPSGMGVMYGKREILEEMRPLSLGGGTVGLATYNSVNLAPIPDKFEAGLHDYAGIVGTKAALEYLSGVGMENIQLWDLKLMRRILSNLEEVRNVHPVGPTEAAYRGGVFSFNIDGLGAHDIAMMLDSMAGVMIRSGMHCAHPFYVSRGIDGSARASTYLYNTVEEIDVFTDTVRHIAETFGD is encoded by the coding sequence ATGGACGTAGACGCAATCCGCAAAGACTTCCCCACCATCCGCGCCGGTCAGGGGATATACCTCGACAGCGCATGCCAGTCCCTCAGGCCGGACAGCGTCATACGGGCCATAACGGACTACTACGAGAACTATCCCGCCTGCGGCGGCCGCAGCGTTCACTCCATGGCGACGAAGGTCTCCATGGCGATGGACGAGACCCGCGAGGCCCTGGCCGGGTTCTTCGGCACGGACGACCCTGACTGCTACGTCTTCACCAAGAACTGCACCGAGGGTCTGAACACCGCGGCCTACGGTCTCGGACTGAAGAGGGGGGACGTGGTGGTCACTACCGACTCCGAGCACAACTCCAATCACGTGCCCTGGCTGTACCTCCAGGAGAACATCGGCATAGAGAGGAGGTTCGCCAGGTCCGACAAGGACGGCAGGTTCGACATGGAGTCATTCTACAACTGCATGAGTCACGGCGTGAAGGTCGTCTCCGTGCAGCACGCCAGCAATGTCACAGGGTGCTCCGTCCCTGTAAAGGCCGTCACAGAGATAGCCCACGACTTCGGGGCCAAGGTGATCATCGACGGCGCCCAGGCCGCTCCGCACATGCCGGTGAACCTGAGCGACATCGATGCGGACATCTACTGCATGTCCATCCACAAGATGCTCGGCCCCTCGGGGATGGGGGTCATGTACGGGAAGAGGGAGATCCTGGAGGAGATGAGGCCGCTGTCACTCGGAGGCGGCACCGTCGGTCTCGCGACCTACAATTCGGTCAACCTCGCACCGATCCCGGACAAGTTCGAGGCCGGGCTCCACGACTACGCGGGGATCGTCGGCACGAAGGCCGCGCTGGAGTACCTGTCCGGGGTTGGGATGGAGAACATCCAGCTCTGGGACCTTAAGCTCATGAGGAGGATCCTGTCCAACCTGGAGGAAGTCAGGAACGTCCATCCCGTCGGACCGACCGAGGCCGCGTACAGAGGCGGGGTTTTCTCGTTCAACATCGACGGTCTCGGAGCCCACGACATAGCGATGATGCTGGACAGCATGGCGGGGGTCATGATCCGCTCCGGCATGCACTGCGCCCATCCGTTCTACGTCTCGAGGGGCATCGACGGCAGCGCCCGCGCCTCGACCTACCTGTACAACACCGTAGAGGAGATCGACGTGTTCACCGACACCGTCAGGCACATCGCCGAGACGTTCGGCGACTGA
- a CDS encoding dihydroorotate dehydrogenase electron transfer subunit produces the protein MTDVVTIKEVVQECYDTKTFRFDWDADARPGQFIMVWIPGTDEIPMSISGIDGMEKSITVKAIGEATRRLHEFKAGDRLRIRGPYGNGYDLSRGELLIIGGGVGTASIMPAVTASGADTIIAARTHNDVILDGVAAEHARNLWIATDDGSRGFHGNAVQLMRGKVAERHYDCVIACGPEVMLWFTYQACKELGIDCQLSLERYMKCGAGVCGCCVMDDSRVCRDGPVFDMEKLAKLTEFGKSNRDACGRTVKFR, from the coding sequence ATGACTGACGTCGTCACCATAAAAGAGGTCGTGCAGGAGTGCTACGACACCAAGACGTTCAGGTTCGACTGGGACGCCGACGCCAGGCCCGGCCAGTTCATCATGGTCTGGATACCCGGGACCGACGAGATCCCCATGTCTATCTCCGGGATCGACGGGATGGAGAAGAGCATCACCGTCAAGGCGATCGGGGAGGCGACCAGGAGGCTGCACGAGTTCAAGGCCGGCGACCGCCTGAGGATCAGAGGACCCTACGGGAACGGCTACGACCTCTCTAGGGGCGAGCTCCTGATCATCGGCGGAGGCGTGGGGACCGCTTCGATCATGCCCGCGGTCACCGCATCCGGAGCAGACACGATCATCGCCGCCAGGACCCACAACGATGTCATCCTCGACGGCGTCGCGGCGGAGCACGCCAGGAACCTGTGGATCGCCACCGACGACGGCAGCCGCGGGTTCCACGGGAACGCAGTCCAGCTCATGAGGGGGAAGGTGGCTGAGAGGCACTACGACTGCGTCATCGCCTGCGGCCCCGAGGTCATGCTCTGGTTCACGTACCAGGCCTGCAAGGAGCTGGGGATCGACTGCCAGCTGTCCCTTGAGAGGTACATGAAGTGCGGCGCCGGCGTCTGCGGGTGCTGCGTGATGGACGACTCCCGCGTGTGCAGGGACGGACCTGTTTTCGACATGGAGAAGCTCGCGAAGCTCACCGAGTTCGGCAAGTCCAACAGGGACGCCTGCGGGCGCACCGTCAAATTCAGGTGA
- a CDS encoding PHP domain-containing protein — protein sequence MKADLHVHTCYSNDGKTTLEELLDYAERHGIGCVAVTDHNEFEAYPRLKDNGRIIIIPAEEVSSAEGHIVALGIDRLIPRDLSIQETIDKIHEAGGYAFAAHPYRWWSGLGEKNTLKYPFDGVEARNGRSTPRGNRRSEKLAKRIGKPMTAGSDAHSPHRIGEGYLELPDDLATWQEVLDYIMHNPAPIVCSNSRHLQATLRYGIKSIGEWLLRGCKRM from the coding sequence ATGAAAGCAGACCTGCATGTCCATACGTGCTACTCCAACGACGGCAAGACCACGCTGGAGGAGCTGCTCGATTACGCCGAGCGTCACGGGATAGGGTGCGTGGCCGTCACGGACCACAACGAGTTCGAGGCCTATCCCAGGCTGAAGGACAACGGCAGGATCATAATCATCCCGGCGGAGGAGGTCTCCTCCGCCGAGGGCCACATCGTCGCCCTGGGGATCGACAGGCTGATCCCCAGGGACCTCTCCATCCAGGAGACCATCGACAAGATCCACGAGGCGGGGGGATACGCCTTCGCCGCCCATCCGTACAGATGGTGGTCGGGGCTCGGGGAGAAAAACACCCTGAAGTACCCCTTCGACGGGGTCGAGGCCAGGAACGGACGTTCGACACCCCGCGGTAACAGGAGGTCGGAGAAGCTGGCGAAGCGCATCGGCAAGCCGATGACCGCCGGGAGCGACGCCCACAGTCCCCACCGCATCGGAGAGGGATACCTGGAGCTCCCGGACGATCTGGCCACCTGGCAGGAGGTCCTGGACTACATCATGCACAATCCCGCGCCCATCGTCTGCAGCAACAGCCGTCATCTCCAGGCCACGCTCAGATACGGTATCAAATCCATAGGGGAGTGGCTGCTCCGCGGATGCAAGAGGATGTGA